Genomic window (Drosophila sulfurigaster albostrigata strain 15112-1811.04 chromosome 2R, ASM2355843v2, whole genome shotgun sequence):
CAGATCGTTCTTCTCCTCCTCGAGGCGATCGATCGTGTTCTCGTAGCTCGCATCGATGATAGTCTCATTGCGCGTCTTGACCTTGCTTGAGAGCAGCTTCTTGTACTCCTTCTGTCGCTTGCCCAGCTCGCGGTGCTTAAGCAAATAGCTCTCGAGGAACGCGGACTTGTTAAACGGTTGTGTATCCATTGTGAAACtctctttttaatttgcaatcgAATCAAAACTATTCCAATAACTTAATCTCGTGTAAGTTGTGAAAATTGagtaaatttgtgtgtgtcgaCGCTTTAGGTCTGTCTAAAGTTCAAGTCTCTAGATcttgtttttgatttgttgaGACGAAAAACTATGCTTACTATAGATTgacttaaaaaatttaaaatttatttattttaaaattttcagaATCTACTGCTGCGATATGCCAGAGCTTTCCAGAGCACGGAAAATCTTGAAAATGGACCAGATGTAGGCAGCAGTTCGTAGATCGTTGCACAGTTCAAAAGTGTGAGCTGTCATCTTGATGCCTTCGGCAGCCGATTCCATCACAGTCTGTAGAGCTGCATCAACAATATCGGCTTCCTTGGTGCAGTCGCGAATTAACTTGAGTTTCTTATTCGCCTTGATTGTGGGCTAGAAATAAAGAAGGCTGGAAGTAGAAGCTGGAAGTagaagtaaattaaatacttacaAATTCACCTTCTCCGCAAACACTAAGAGATTCATTCATCGAGTTGACGATCTCGACAATAATCCGCGAAATGGTCTTCGACTGCATTTTACCATAGGATACATGATTGATGTTCTTGAGATACTCAAAGTAGGACACTGTCACACCCCCAGCATTACAATACAGATCGGGAACTATTAAGACGCCTTTGTCCAGCAGAATCTTTTCTCCAGCTGGTGTGGTTGGTCCATTGGCTCCTTCCAGGATCAGCTTAGCTTTAATATCCTTGGCATTCTCACTAGTAATAACTTTCTGGGTTGCACAAGGCATCAGGATATCACATTCTGCAGTTAGGAGTGATCCCTTGGATGCCTTCGCCTTTGGATATCCCTTTATGGTCTTCTTTTCCTCCTTGAATTTTATAACATCCTAAGTAAGTAAACAATTAGTTTTATCCTTTGACAATATAATCTCTTACGTTAATATCCATTCCATCCTTATTCACAAGACTAAAGCCCATCTCCTGGATTCCGATGACTTTAGCGCCTGCTTCGTGGACAAACTTTGCGGCAAAGGAACCGACGTTGCCGAAGCCCTGAACAATAACCTTCTTGTCCTTCCAGCCTGTCTTCAAACCAATCATGTCCATCCATTCTTTGTCCTGTAGGAATAAGTCGCCTGATTTCCACACGCCTCGTCCTGTTGCCGAGTTTCTTCCATTAATCCCACCCACGTGAACCGGCTTCCCAGTTACAATAGCTGCCGCATTGATATCCTTGTAGCCAAAGGTCTTGGTGTACTGATCGACTATCCAGCTCATCTCACGTGGACTGGTGTTGACATCGGGTGCAGGCACATCAATGCCGGGTCCAATCATATTTCTCTTGAGGAGTTCCATCGTATATCGTCTCGTGATCGTCTGCAACTCGCCAACTGTATACTTGGCAGGATCGATGCGGACACCTCCTTTGGATCCGCCATAAGGCAGATTGACGCAGGCACACTTGAATGTCATGATGGAGGCGAGTGCCTTGACTTCGGCTTCATCCACATCCATAGCAAAGCGAATGCCTCCTTTTAGCGGCAATCGATTCCTCACGTGATGCGCTCGATATCCGGTGATGATCTCATAGGTGCCATTGGCTTTTATGATGGGGAAACTGACTTCTATCGAGGTGCAGACACTTCCAATTAAGTTGAGGATTGCAGAGACTCGGGCTTGCTTGTGCTCGGGCTTCAAATGGTTATACTTATCCATTTCCTTGACCAGTTCCTTCTCCATTGTCTGGGCAGCTCTGTGATAATAATACAGCACCATCGCGGAGAACTCTGGGTCCTTGTCCGTAGCGATTTTCTGAAGTTTCTCTGGCATTTTGTGCTCAGATCGCTTCTGCACTTGTGGAGGCGCCTGGTGGCGTCCATTTAAGAGAGCATTGGCAATTCCACGAAACATTATCGCATACTTTACAAagtaaaattttgttaaatattcaatttcattcagatttttaaagaaaactgTTACTTTGcaagaattttaaaacaatttttcaagGCAAGCAagtatttgtttgcttaatttttaacggtcaaataataaaaaaatgaattaggTAAGTATCGGAGTTAAGAAGTATCAAAGTTGGTAGGTAATCTATTAACAGATTGTTATTAGCagctcctaaaagtatgcaatgattttataaatcaTCGAAATGGCGAATCCACTTTCTACGtttttctgttcgcctggtatttcagctGTTCAACTGGCGCTTTTTGGTCGTCGCTGCAATTTTTATTGGCGAGTGATAAAaatcgttgcatacttttaggggctGCCAAAAGCAcaaagaaaatgtataaaaacacaaaatccTAGATAACTCGAAAACTGTAAGGACGATTCGAATTTCCTTTGGCATGCAAATTGTGCTTATTAAGACGAGTTGATTGACACATAGAACGGAACGATTAACAAAGTTACGACCGAGTTATggcttattttttatatacaaaaaagtccttgtaactttgGTGTTTGAAGGACTTTCGTCCTTTTGATTTTATAGTCCATTTTCGATTGATATGAGCTAACTGTGGTCCAAAGGACATCACGATAGCAATTCAAATGCCCGAGTTAGCCATGATTTGTGGCTTTTTCAACACATTTTCTATGGGTACCCCTTGACAAAATTGACGAAAATTTTAGATTCGTTTTTGTAACATTTTTGATTACGAATTGATAGTCGTTTGTTTTGTGACTGCAAAAAATGAATcagttttgaaatttttagttttagcagtagttttttttttcattatttctttatttctacaatataatatttatcttATATTTAGttgttcttttaaaattaaattactttcaaCACATTTTCCTTTAAAATACTAAGCgtcaacaaattacaattttgttcTTATAAATCCTTACAATTCATGAGAGATATCTAAAATTCTAAAATGATTTTGTCTTCAAACTGAAGCTATCACTGCTGTGATATACCGGAGCTTTCAAGAGCACGGAATATCTTAAATATGGCCCAAATGTAGGCGGCAGTTCGTAGATCGTtgcacaatttaaattgatttgctATGTTCTTAATACCAATGACTGACGACTCCATAACTGTCTGAAGTGCTGCATCTACGATTTCGGCTTCCGTCGTACAGTCTCGAATTTTTTGAAGACCACGATTGGGCACTATTTCTGGCTGTGTGATGATCACAATGAAAAAGTTTAACTTAAAACAATGACTAAGAGATCACTTACAATTTTACACCCTTCTGTTTCCATTAACGATTGGTTTATTGAATTCATAACCTCGTGAATAAGCTGAGATGTTGTCTTGGCCGTCATCTTGCCATACGTTACGTGGTTTATGTTCTTTAGATACTCAAAGTAGGACACTGTCACACCCCCAGCATTACAATACAGATCGGGAACTATTAAGACGCCCTTGTCCAGCAGAATCTTCTCTCCAGCAGGCGTAGTTGGTCCATTGGCTCCTTCCAGGATCAGCTTAGCTTTAATATCCTTGGCATTCTCGCTGGTAATAACTTTCTGGGTTGCACAAGGCATCAGGATATCACACTCTGCAGTGAGCAGAGATTCTTTCGTTTCCTTCGCCTTTGGATAACCCTTGATGGTTCCTTTCTCCCCTTTGAACTCCATAATATCCTAATTTGGTAGAAGCTACGTAAAATTACATTCATCACATTGCGTTTAAAATGAAGTCTTACATCGATATCTATTCCATCAGCGTTTGTCAATGAAAAATCCACCTCCTGGATTCCGATTACTTTGGAGCCTGCATCGTGGACAAATTGTGCGGCAAACGAACCCACATTGCCGAATCCCTGAACAATAACCTTCTTGTCTTTCCAGCCAGTTTCCAAGCCAATCATATCCATCCATTCTTTGTCCTGCAGGAATAAGTCACCTGATTTCCACACGCCTCGTCCTGTTGCCGAGTTTCTACCATTAATGCCGCCAACATGAACTGGCTTCCCAGTTACTATAGCTGCCGCATTGATGTCCTTGTAGCCAAATGTTTTCGTGTACTGATCGACTATCCAGCTCATCTCACGTGGGCCAGTATTGACATCGGGGGCTGGTACATCGATGGCAGGCCCGATCATATTCCTCTTCAACAGTTCCATCGTATAGCGCCTCGTGATTGTCTGTAACTCTTTGGCTGTATACTTGGAGGGATCGATGCGGACACCTCCCTTGGATCCGCCATAAGGCAGATTGACGCAGGCACACTTGAATGTCATGATGGAGGCGAGTGCCTTGACTTCGGCTTCATCCACATCCATAGCAAAGCGAATGCCTCCTTTTAACGGCAAACGATTCCTCACGTGATGCGCTCGATATCCGGTGATGATCTCATAGGTGCCATTGGCTTTTATGATGGGAAAACTAACCTCGAGGGAGGTGCAGACACTTCCGATTAGATTCAAGATTGCACTCACTCGTGCTTGTTTCTCTTCGGGCTTAAAATGCGTGTGCTGATCCATTTCCTTGAGCAGCGTCGGCTCCATCACCTGGGCAGCTTTGTGGTAGTAATAGAGAATCATCGAGGAGAACTCTGGATCCTTGTCCGTGGCGACTTTCTCGAGGTGCTTCGGCATTTCGTGCGTCAATCGTCGAATCACCCGTGGATGACATTTTCTGTTTCGCGTAAAACGTTTGAACATTAtggaaatttgttgtaaaacagtaaaaattaaaatggtGTCAACGAATGTTTGATTATATAATgtttttgaatgtttttttattattgtataaatacaGTATTTTCAAATTGCTCTACATAATACGTGGCTACGGGCTACGAGCTATGCTTAAATAGTTTATAGCTATacacaaaatgtaaacataaGTATGAATGGTCAATTCTTAACGCATGGAAAACTCTAAGCAGCcaatgattaaaaaaaataactaagaGTATGCATTAAATATTGGGCATACTGCAGACCTACGTTGTcgatatattgtatatatatttatatatcttgGTGAtatatctctgtgtgtggTTTAAAACTCTTGGGTTTCGCACGGAAGCGCAGCAAATTGAGTGGGGGAAAAAGGGGGGATAACTTAGTTGTAGCGTTGTAGCACAGGTTACACATAAATATGATAGACTTACACAgctaatattatttgttgtttgtatttatagtaactataattatgattatgattattttaacATACTCTCTATTTACACACGCACAACGTACAATTTAATGGTTTGTGAATTTGTTTAGAACTAGAAGTAGAAAAAAAGCGACCCCGTTTTGCAAATGTAATAAACATGGTAGCGTTTTAATATCACTTTTTGGGGACATGCACTCGGTTCTCTTATGGCCTCTTTTACGATGGATACAATTGGATAGCATTTATGTAGTAGAACTTTCATTCGACACAAACAATCgcattgcacaaaaaaaatttcaaaattgaatacgctttgctttgcctcgACAATCGTCATAAACTTGCGATTGCGATATAGAATTTAAACTGGTTTGCTTCTTGAATTGTTAAACTGTTGAAAATCGTTTGCTAAAGACTAAAATCTGTAGTCAACTAAACGTACTTATGCTAgcgtattttcaattaatttcaaattaattcaaaagtCTAATTTTTACACGATACACACAATACGATTATCAATTAACAgtagcattaaaattaataataataataattacaatgtTATTACGACGCTCTAACACATTAATCTCGTAGCAAGATCGCAGGTATCGCTGCTGCTTAAAATTTAACATCACGCTTGGGAAACAATAACTCTCAAAAATTAactctctttctttcgctgttgagttgagttgagtacTATATaactttcatttttgtgttgtgttgtgttgtggccTTTAGATCGCTATCTCAGATCAGATCAGATCAGATGAATTCCTCACGCAGCTTCAGTGCTGCGCGTCTGCTAGTCGACGTCCTTCTTCTCGATCTTCAGATCGAACTTGGCCACCAGCTCCTCTGGCGTGTGACTGTTAGAAAGAgagaatattaaattagtttcattTTCCAATTGATTTCTCATGTCTTTGACTACTTACCCGACCAGATTCTGCAGATCACAGACGAATCGATAGACATAGCGTTTGCCAGCTGTCTTGTGGATGATGTTTTTGTCGTAGTAATAACGCAGACCGCGGCTCAGCTTCTCGTAGTTCATCTTCGGCTTGTTCTTGCGAATGCCCCAGCGACGTGCCAcctaagaaaaaaaattgaattattatacatttgaACTGAGGAATGAGCAACCAATGAACTCACCTCATCGGGATCTGTTAGCTTGAACTCCCAGCCATCGCCTGTCCACGAGATGAAGCTTTGACACGTCTTGTCGAGCAGCAGCTCGAGCAGGAATTGCCACAACTGAATCGGTCCCAAGCCAGTGAAGCAGGGCACGCCTCCCTGCGTCGAGTAGCCGCCCAGCAGCGACTTGTCCAGCCCCAAGGTGGTCATGTAGGCAGCCGGATGCTGATGCGCATGGGCGCCCCACTGATCCATGTTGGGCTGGGCGCTCATCGTCTGGAACTGCGCTTCGTAGGGCGTAAAGTCGGAATTGCCGAAGGCATCGTGGAAGCGCGGACGTCCGTAGGAATTGTAAAAGTCCGGACTCCCATCCATGCCGTagccattgttgctgttggcgccgctgccgctgccattgcCCACACTCGAGGTCTGACTCTGATGCTCCTGCGCCGAAATCGTGCTGTGATAGTCGCTATCATCGCCGCCAGCTGCGCCGCCTCCGCTGTTGCCGCCAGCTGCGCTGCCTCCGCCCGCTCCCGGATAGTGTccggctgccgctgctgccagATGTGCGGGCAGCCCGTAGCTGCTGAGATCTGTGGGATCGTTCTGGGCATTCGAGACGtagccattgttgttgttgttgccgttacTTGACTGTCCTCCGGTGCCGGGCTCCTCTTTGAGCTGGTGATGTTGGTAGAGTGCTGCAGCCATTGCTGTCatgtagttgatgttgttgttgttgttgttgttgttgttattattattgttgttgttgttggtgccgGCATTGCTCTGGTTGCTACTGTtggcgttgttgctgctaccagtgctgctgctgctgctgttgttgttatcagcaacattctgctgctgctgctgcacgcCTGGCGGcaacatgttgttgctgctgttgctggcattgttgttgttattgttgctattgccatTGACAAGCTGCTGTTGCGATTGCTGCGGTGGCGGGCTGTTGTTGGTGCGATCGTGggcattgctgttgttgttgttgctgctgtagcctgcaaaataaatgaaggAAATATTGAGTAAGAAATCAATTTTGATAGagaatttaatactaaaaGAATAGCTAAAAGATacaactttaaattgatttgctgAAGTCAATTTAGATATAGACTTAAATACTGAAAGCATATTTTAAAGATGCAGCTTCAAATCGCGCATCACTTGAGATGCTTTTCAAGCTGTCAAGACACAAAATAAACGCAGAGGGGCGTCGCTGGAATAGAGACGAACACCGTCGCTTCGGAAGCCAATCAAAATTCGAAGCGCACACCAATACCAATACTCGCGTCATCCAATAGATACACGCcgcacacagatacacacgcatacactcaCACGCTCAGCACAGCGAGCCAGTTGAGCAaccctctcgctctcactcgctctctggATCTAATGTGAGCGCACGCTACATTAATTGCAAATACGTCGAAATTTAACACATTTCAACgaatgtgctgctgctgttcgtgaGTATCTGTGGGATACTCGAAAACCTGTTGAGATACACACAAGCGAACAGCTAGCTCGCttgcttgctctctctctctctctctctctctcgctctctgtctcgcttgcCGGCGGGGCAGCAGCAAGCTTAACGCTTAACGTTTTCCCATTCGCTCGCGCGACGGTATTGCGCAGATACAAAGCTACGAAAAACTGCGCCCGTTGGCTGCCGAAAGAGTTGTTTTCTTGGGTgcctcccacacacacacacacacacactcatacacggCAGCATCTGTGGCAGGCTTCAAGGCTAAACTGTGTGCCTCATCTATGCTAGCTAACTAAATGTGTCGGAGACTATCTCGTAATTCCACGCGTTGAGGCATTTATCACCAGCTCAATCTGAGTTTGTTGTATCTAAATCTGAATCTCGTTTTCCATTTACATTTCGCCTCCCCCATCAGCTCAACTTGTTGCGTGTTGCTTGCTCGCTTGCgggcaacacacaaacaaaacaaacaaacttgaaaacgaaattacaatttaattatgcgcTGAGGGTTGTGCGCACACATCTTTGAGCTACTTTTCACACTCGAACACCTTctcaattgtaattaaaaattccatttccatttccatttgatgTCCGCAAATATTTGTCATCTCCATTATTACCTGAACTAAAGAAGTTGATATCCGAGTCGGTGTAATACGAATTTCCAGCtgcggctgccgctgctgctgctgctgcggttgctgcgTGATgcgctgtggttgctgttgctgttgacgttgGCGAATAATCGCCCACAAAGGGCGCCATGTCATTAAAGTAGCCCAGACCGAGCGACGCCGCCGTCGAGCTGCCCAAGGCGCCAGCCAAGACAAAGCCTTGCGTCGACCCACTCGACGATGCACTCGAACTCGAGCCGGAGGATGAGGAGGCCGTGTTGCTGCCCGTGCTGCCGCCGGACagtcgatgttgctgctgctgctgctgttgttgctgttgcgtggGGGAAACGTaatgctgatgttgctgctggtgatgttgttgttgctgctgctgctggtgttgctgatgttgatgctgatgttgttgatgttgatggtgttgcagcaaatgttgctgctgttgttgctgctgctgcgaagCTGGCAAGAcatgttgctgatgctgcagaTGCGCCGTCTGCTGCGGCAGATGATAGTTTGAGTAGTTGTCGTAGCTTTGTAGCACCATATTGCTGATGGACTCCTtggttgtcgctgctgttgctgttgctgttggataGTTGTAATTGGGTGCCGTgtggcaattgttgttgatgttgttacTTCTGGCAGGATAATGCTGCAGATTCCTATACAAAAGCTGCTCCGTGGTTCCCTCTGCTccggttgctgttgttgccttatCGCTGTGATTATCTGAAGCGTTGGCTGCACTGATTATGGTGGCATTGACTAGGAACGCAGAGGGCGGCATTTCTTCGCGTTTTCCAATTGATCAATTGTCAAAAACTGAATGTGAAAAGTGCACGTCATTGACTTTTCGTATAATCCGTGTAAGCCGCAAGTATTTCGGGTCTCTAGTCTctattcaaatcaaatcaaatcaaatctgCGGGATCCACACTGTCAACTACTCAATTGACAATAAGTCTCTGAGCTGTTCGGTTTTTTATGCTGGTGGTACTTGCAgttgtattaaaaatgatttcacTTTTGAGAGTTGGGAtgagtattttaatttttgcactacacgaacacacacagaaaacaaaacgtCTCCGAATGCGGGTTCTAATCAATTGAGTGGCTTCTGGACATGGAATTGGTTCTCATACTTGAGTTAAGAGCACACAGCACTGATCTGAATTGAccactatatttaaatattagtaTTATGTGGGTGTTTAGCCCTCGATTCTATATTCACAtttatcaagaatattttgGCTTCCGTTCCGGGTAATTGCCTTATGATTCGCACACTTGTTTCTCAAAGATTGCTCAAATATTTTCAGATTATTGATGTTATTCACTTGTTGTCGCTTTACGAATTCCGACGCATTTTGAATTCagattaaaatttaacacTTGCTGGCAATTGCTCGCATTTAATGGCAAATAATTGAAGGCAATTCTGAGATGCTTttgcactcgcactcacattcgtattcacattcacattcgtatTAAACGAAACTTGATAAATTAATGCGCATATCGTACATATTTTACAgttgtgtatatattatttttcttttttttttttttttgctgtgttctgtgttgttgtttatcaGCATTTGCACTGCACCATTTTGTGTgtgattttcatttagttgTTTTCTTAAATCCCCGCTGAGAATTCTTCTTATGCTCGATGGTACAATGTGGCGTATGAGTGATCAAAAGTGATCcgaacaaatatatattgcgaacaagcgagcgagcgacgGCAGCTCTTCTACCTTCGACATCCGTTTAAGAACTGAAGTTGCCCTGAAGTTGCGCCTCGTGTTGTTGCCTGTGTTTCGTATCTACacgacgtcgttgtcgttgtcgctgtcagtgtgtgcgtgtgtatctACAGCTAAGCGAGTGTGTGCGCTCGTATCTCTCTGCCTTCGTGTTCGCTTCGCTTCGGCCACACGAgccactcactcactctctcgctctcgctctctcattCACTCGCTGTGAGTCGCACTAATGTGCCAttggcaataataataataatcaagaGGAAGGCGTACTTGtacacagctacagctacaactcagatacagatacagatacaaatacgaatacagATACAGCTGGCGAGTTAAGTAAGAGTATTTAAAGTCCTCTGCATGTGAgcattgaatttgtatttataacaatttgtgCTCCACTTGTTGATCTCTCTGTGTGGCAACTTTGCTAATTAGTTGCCCCCAAAATGGAGCCAAAAAGATCATTAACAACGCCAACACATCGAGAGAGTCCAAGTTTGACCCGCGAGATCATCAAAATGGCCATCAGCAgcccacttgccacttgccactggCCAGCAGCATTCGTATTGGAATgaatatgagtgtgtgtgtgagtgtatgaatatgagtgtgagtgtgggcAGCAACTCATCAGCGAAGAAACGCCAACATATTTCGTCGATAGAAGCATCTCATagatacacatacacacacacacttttaatTGAACAAAGTTGGGattggctgctgcttttgatgtggctgctgctgcatgagATCATTGCCAACAAGTTGCTGGCGAGTCTTCAACACAATACCAAATTAGTTGCCTTCTTTTTCTCcctgtgttttttttgcgttttctatttttcattattattattttttgtcgTTTCGTCTTTCGTacgtgtttttgttgctgccataattggcaaagacaacaacaacaacttggcaGCGAATCTTTAagatttttgtgtgttgtataattgttgttgttcacgaaaaaatataaaaatggtgGCCAAAAGTTGCGAAACGTGTTGTAGGTCGATTTGTGGCAACAGCCAATGACAAAATGAGAAAATCGACTCCAGAAAAGTGAAGCTCGCAGTGGCCAAAACAACACGTTCCAATGATGCCAAAACTCCCAACATAGTTCAACGATTAGCAACAttctagagagagagaaagagagagagcaacaatTGCTTATCGCTGCAGTTATCAGTTTATAACTCTTCTTATTGATTCTGCTTAACTGataaaaaacagcaaaaatgaAGCATGATAAACGCGACGACAAAACTGCAATGGCCTCAAAGCTCAAGTAATTCCTGGAAAATTGTGGCAAGTATTATAGAGTGGGTACTCGTAATTCcccctcttctctctctctctctctctcacgctcCTCTACAGAGTTTTTACCTTGTGCGTTAAAGTTGCTGATAAAGCAGAAAAGTTGCCAATTTAACGGCTTCCACAAATTATAATTCGACTTCAAATTATGTTGCTTAAAATGCATGAACAGTGGAAAACGCTGAAATggtgaaaaacaaacaaaaaaaaaacgttaacaGCTGTTGGCCATTTGCGGTGGCTTTAATGGAACTTGACCACAAAAGGATCGCTGAATACTTCGCTGCTCTTCGATGGCTCTTCAAATTCTTATTCgttatacccactacccatagggtagaaaggtattatagCTCTTCCTGCctgatatattttgcactctatggtatattttgaatgtagtactgcatcaatataccaaatatagcctttagtatattttttccatatattaatttggtatatcttaaaagtttaaaatggaatattttgaatgtgccgctatactaatataccaactatagcTGTtagtatattcttagtatttttgtggcattttaagatggtatattttgaatgtactactataccaatatatacttttggtatacatatttttaagtatttttgcggtttattaatatggtatattttaaaacgaataccgcactattttgattttattcaaaatagttaacgagtatctcacagtcgagcacactcaactgtagatttcttatttattttgggtttttggcCACTTACAAATTCCGGCAGCACACGCGCCTATCCAAAACTGGCTAAAACTTGTACTTGTGTTCGGTAGTATTCATAAAATATCCAGagatattttttgatattttgattTGCTGCGTAAAGTGGCAAGAACAATGGCAGCATAAGcggaaatacaca
Coding sequences:
- the LOC133836417 gene encoding glutamate dehydrogenase, mitochondrial — encoded protein: MFRGIANALLNGRHQAPPQVQKRSEHKMPEKLQKIATDKDPEFSAMVLYYYHRAAQTMEKELVKEMDKYNHLKPEHKQARVSAILNLIGSVCTSIEVSFPIIKANGTYEIITGYRAHHVRNRLPLKGGIRFAMDVDEAEVKALASIMTFKCACVNLPYGGSKGGVRIDPAKYTVGELQTITRRYTMELLKRNMIGPGIDVPAPDVNTSPREMSWIVDQYTKTFGYKDINAAAIVTGKPVHVGGINGRNSATGRGVWKSGDLFLQDKEWMDMIGLKTGWKDKKVIVQGFGNVGSFAAKFVHEAGAKVIGIQEMGFSLVNKDGMDINDVIKFKEEKKTIKGYPKAKASKGSLLTAECDILMPCATQKVITSENAKDIKAKLILEGANGPTTPAGEKILLDKGVLIVPDLYCNAGGVTVSYFEYLKNINHVSYGKMQSKTISRIIVEIVNSMNESLSVCGEGEFPTIKANKKLKLIRDCTKEADIVDAALQTVMESAAEGIKMTAHTFELCNDLRTAAYIWSIFKIFRALESSGISQQ
- the LOC133836418 gene encoding glutamate dehydrogenase, mitochondrial-like isoform X1, which translates into the protein MFKRFTRNRKCHPRVIRRLTHEMPKHLEKVATDKDPEFSSMILYYYHKAAQVMEPTLLKEMDQHTHFKPEEKQARVSAILNLIGSVCTSLEVSFPIIKANGTYEIITGYRAHHVRNRLPLKGGIRFAMDVDEAEVKALASIMTFKCACVNLPYGGSKGGVRIDPSKYTAKELQTITRRYTMELLKRNMIGPAIDVPAPDVNTGPREMSWIVDQYTKTFGYKDINAAAIVTGKPVHVGGINGRNSATGRGVWKSGDLFLQDKEWMDMIGLETGWKDKKVIVQGFGNVGSFAAQFVHDAGSKVIGIQEVDFSLTNADGIDIDDIMEFKGEKGTIKGYPKAKETKESLLTAECDILMPCATQKVITSENAKDIKAKLILEGANGPTTPAGEKILLDKGVLIVPDLYCNAGGVTVSYFEYLKNINHVTYGKMTAKTTSQLIHEVMNSINQSLMETEGCKIPEIVPNRGLQKIRDCTTEAEIVDAALQTVMESSVIGIKNIANQFKLCNDLRTAAYIWAIFKIFRALESSGISQQ
- the LOC133836418 gene encoding glutamate dehydrogenase, mitochondrial-like isoform X2, with the protein product MFKRFTRNRKCHPRVIRRLTHEMPKHLEKVATDKDPEFSSMILYYYHKAAQVMEPTLLKEMDQHTHFKPEEKQARVSAILNLIGSVCTSLEVSFPIIKANGTYEIITGYRAHHVRNRLPLKGGIRFAMDVDEAEVKALASIMTFKCACVNLPYGGSKGGVRIDPSKYTAKELQTITRRYTMELLKRNMIGPAIDVPAPDVNTGPREMSWIVDQYTKTFGYKDINAAAIVTGKPVHVGGINGRNSATGRGVWKSGDLFLQDKEWMDMIGLETGWKDKKVIVQGFGNVGSFAAQFVHDAGSKVIGIQEVDFSLTNADGIDIDLLPN